One window of Anaerolineales bacterium genomic DNA carries:
- the menC gene encoding o-succinylbenzoate synthase, whose translation MKIESLVFHHISMPLVSPFETSFGRETERQCIIVEIRSEGLTGYGECVASYNPGYNYETTGTAMHILKEFIAPLILGKDMRDALEFQDRVAGIRGHHLAKAGVEMALWDLLGKREGKSLKQLFGGMRDKVEVGVSVGIQSSPEKLVETVTDYVNSGYARVKIKIKPGKDVTYAQAVRKAFPGMRLQVDANSAYSMDDAESLKPMDDLNLLLIEQPLFEDDIWDHHKFQAKFSTPVCLDESIVSPRHARYAIEMKACRVINIKAGRLGGLSQGVLVHDLCKEIDMPVWCGGMLETGIGRASNLALASLPNFILPGDVSASDRYYKRDITNERFVLNKDSTIDVPSAPGLGVTVDDESLKSHTLAKVVVN comes from the coding sequence ATGAAAATCGAATCCCTTGTTTTCCATCATATCTCCATGCCGCTCGTCTCACCGTTCGAGACTTCCTTTGGGCGCGAGACGGAACGACAATGCATCATCGTCGAAATTCGTTCCGAAGGGCTGACGGGATATGGCGAGTGTGTTGCTTCTTACAACCCGGGCTACAACTACGAAACCACCGGGACCGCCATGCATATCCTCAAGGAGTTCATTGCTCCATTGATACTTGGAAAGGACATGAGGGACGCGCTTGAATTTCAGGATCGGGTCGCAGGAATCCGCGGACATCACCTTGCGAAGGCGGGTGTTGAAATGGCGCTCTGGGATCTGCTTGGAAAGCGCGAAGGCAAATCGCTCAAACAATTATTCGGTGGAATGCGAGACAAGGTGGAGGTCGGTGTTTCGGTGGGCATTCAAAGCTCGCCTGAAAAACTGGTCGAAACCGTGACGGATTACGTCAACAGCGGCTACGCTCGCGTGAAGATCAAGATCAAACCAGGCAAGGATGTGACGTATGCGCAAGCTGTCCGCAAAGCCTTCCCGGGCATGCGCCTGCAGGTGGACGCCAACTCAGCCTATTCGATGGACGACGCGGAATCCCTCAAGCCAATGGACGATCTGAATCTCCTGCTCATCGAACAGCCGCTCTTCGAGGATGATATCTGGGACCATCACAAATTCCAGGCGAAGTTCAGCACGCCGGTTTGTCTCGATGAAAGCATCGTGTCGCCGCGGCATGCAAGATACGCCATCGAGATGAAAGCCTGCAGGGTCATCAATATCAAAGCAGGCAGGCTGGGCGGATTAAGTCAGGGCGTCCTGGTGCATGACCTTTGCAAAGAGATCGATATGCCTGTCTGGTGCGGCGGCATGTTGGAAACCGGTATCGGGCGCGCCTCGAATCTTGCATTGGCATCGTTGCCCAACTTCATCCTCCCCGGTGATGTCTCTGCATCGGATCGATATTACAAGCGCGATATAACGAATGAAAGATTTGTGCTCAACAAAGACTCTACGATCGATGTTCCCTCGGCTCCCGGCTTGGGCGTGACGGTCGACGATGAATCTTTGAAATCCCATACGCTTGCGAAAGTCGTAGTAAACTAA
- a CDS encoding CapA family protein, producing the protein MKKYPSLLLILFLITACASATETPPSSTPTVFVQPTPTPTPIPDALWVSPAVPDDLREMAEGSGFPLTDVRELATQTLDVSDSGSIWIYVLVAPFPTVMDGVSSADLISAWQSGSSLTGNGQPLLMAESTLRALTSLWGEPASGAVRSVPSDQIMPAAWTHPFSPAIIPFEDIQPKWKVLTVDGRSPIRKEFDANQYPLKVTFEMTGASFELPASNRDAAKLATVVLTGVTAMVRATAFTMELKGVTNPGELIRDWLANADVAHISNEVPFDVHCPPPTPGYKNFILCSDPKYIELLKYVGVDIVELTGDHFADRGVQAMLDTLALYKQNNIPYYGGGANQEEARKPVLMEVNGNKIAFLGCNGKVSYEFVKATDIQPGAADCDYEFFTRRIKNLSSEGYMVVFTFQHEECYHSGPCYMHEEGFHAVADAGATVVSGSQAHYPHLMEFRGDSFIHFGLGNLFFDQMTYELPDGSVIDETRREFIDRHVFYDGRYLGVELLTAMLEDFSRPRPMNERERTQFLSEYFAYSGWTQLMPTPIPQPTMTLTPIALPTSP; encoded by the coding sequence ATGAAAAAATATCCTTCACTTCTCCTAATACTCTTTTTAATAACCGCTTGCGCATCTGCGACGGAAACGCCGCCCTCATCGACGCCAACTGTTTTCGTCCAGCCAACGCCAACGCCAACGCCCATTCCCGATGCGCTGTGGGTGAGTCCCGCTGTCCCGGATGATCTGCGTGAGATGGCAGAAGGTTCTGGTTTTCCATTGACCGATGTCCGTGAGTTGGCAACGCAAACATTGGATGTTTCCGACTCGGGCTCGATTTGGATTTACGTCCTTGTTGCGCCCTTCCCTACTGTGATGGATGGAGTCTCGTCCGCAGACTTGATCTCCGCCTGGCAGAGCGGCTCCTCCCTGACCGGGAACGGTCAGCCGTTGCTCATGGCAGAATCCACCCTGAGGGCGTTGACCTCTCTGTGGGGTGAGCCGGCCTCAGGCGCGGTAAGAAGCGTGCCCTCCGATCAGATAATGCCTGCGGCGTGGACTCATCCCTTTAGCCCGGCGATCATTCCGTTCGAAGATATCCAACCCAAATGGAAGGTATTGACGGTGGACGGACGATCCCCGATCCGTAAAGAGTTCGACGCGAACCAATATCCGTTGAAAGTGACATTTGAAATGACAGGCGCATCGTTTGAACTTCCTGCTTCGAACCGCGACGCAGCCAAACTGGCGACCGTTGTCCTGACAGGCGTGACGGCGATGGTGCGTGCAACGGCGTTCACGATGGAATTGAAGGGTGTGACGAATCCGGGCGAATTGATCCGCGACTGGCTTGCAAATGCGGATGTTGCGCACATCAGCAACGAGGTTCCTTTCGATGTGCACTGCCCGCCGCCGACGCCGGGATACAAAAATTTCATCCTGTGCAGCGACCCAAAATATATCGAGTTGTTGAAATATGTCGGCGTTGACATTGTGGAATTGACCGGCGATCATTTTGCCGACCGCGGCGTGCAAGCCATGCTCGATACGCTTGCGTTATATAAACAAAACAATATTCCCTACTATGGCGGCGGTGCGAACCAGGAAGAGGCGCGCAAACCCGTGCTGATGGAAGTGAACGGCAATAAAATCGCATTCTTGGGCTGTAATGGGAAAGTCTCCTACGAATTTGTAAAAGCCACCGATATTCAGCCCGGCGCTGCAGACTGCGATTATGAATTCTTTACAAGGCGGATAAAGAATCTCTCATCGGAGGGATATATGGTGGTCTTTACATTCCAGCATGAGGAATGCTATCACTCCGGTCCGTGCTACATGCACGAAGAGGGATTCCATGCTGTTGCTGACGCAGGCGCAACGGTGGTCAGCGGAAGTCAGGCGCATTATCCGCACCTGATGGAATTTCGCGGGGACTCCTTCATCCATTTCGGCCTGGGAAATTTATTCTTCGATCAGATGACCTACGAATTGCCAGACGGCTCGGTGATCGATGAAACCCGCCGCGAATTTATCGACCGTCATGTGTTCTACGACGGAAGATATCTCGGCGTGGAGTTGCTCACCGCCATGCTGGAGGATTTCTCGCGTCCGCGTCCGATGAACGAGCGCGAGAGAACACAATTTCTCTCGGAATACTTTGCTTACAGCGGCTGGACACAGTTGATGCCGACACCCATCCCGCAGCCAACAATGACACTGACGCCGATCGCATTGCCAACCTCCCCGTGA
- a CDS encoding RidA family protein: protein MNKRVVFTEKAPKAIGPYSQAIHIGNLVYTAGQVGLDPATMELVPGGIEEQTRQTLKNLTNVLATAGVSTSNVVKTTVFLKDMNDFAKMNAIYAEVFGENPPARTTVAVAGLPKGALVEIECVALAS, encoded by the coding sequence ATGAACAAGCGCGTTGTCTTTACCGAAAAAGCACCAAAGGCGATCGGTCCCTATTCACAGGCGATTCATATCGGAAACCTGGTTTACACAGCCGGACAGGTCGGTCTCGATCCCGCCACCATGGAGCTCGTCCCCGGCGGCATCGAAGAACAGACCCGCCAGACTCTCAAGAACCTGACGAACGTATTGGCAACGGCAGGTGTGAGTACGAGCAATGTTGTGAAGACCACTGTCTTTCTAAAAGATATGAACGATTTTGCAAAGATGAACGCGATCTACGCGGAAGTGTTCGGAGAGAATCCGCCCGCGCGAACGACCGTCGCTGTGGCGGGCTTGCCGAAAGGCGCACTTGTCGAGATCGAATGTGTCGCGCTTGCGTCTTGA
- a CDS encoding glycosyltransferase: protein MPDHPTVSIIIPCYNEQATIRKLLEALRLQTYPLDKMEVVISDGLSTDETLDVIGSFQKQHTDLSVRVVENKARSIPSGVNQAIRESRGEIIVRLDAHSMPIPEYVERCVAAHQSGKGNNVGGVWEIRPGAETWIAESISFAAAHPLGVGDAMYRLNAKAGAVDTVPFGSFRRELIQRIGAFDETLLANEDYEFNTRVRESGGVVWLDPSIRSVYFSRDTIGRLAAQYWRYGFWKFRMLKRYPHTLRWRQALPPAFVFVLIALIVLSLWFATARLLFVLQFSIYFLILGLAGLRLAIKTRKGFHLWGLPLAIATMHMTWGAGFLWSGITSMFKNG, encoded by the coding sequence ATGCCCGATCATCCAACCGTTTCCATCATCATCCCTTGTTATAACGAGCAAGCCACCATCCGTAAATTGTTGGAGGCGTTGCGTTTGCAGACCTATCCGCTCGATAAGATGGAAGTGGTCATCTCGGATGGTCTTTCCACCGATGAGACGCTTGATGTGATTGGATCTTTCCAAAAACAACATACCGACCTGTCTGTGCGCGTGGTGGAAAATAAAGCGAGGTCTATTCCCTCCGGTGTGAATCAAGCCATTCGCGAGTCGCGAGGCGAGATCATCGTCCGCCTGGATGCGCATTCGATGCCCATTCCCGAATATGTCGAACGATGCGTCGCGGCGCACCAATCTGGGAAAGGCAATAATGTCGGCGGCGTATGGGAGATTCGCCCCGGCGCGGAGACCTGGATCGCAGAGTCAATTTCATTTGCCGCGGCTCATCCGCTCGGCGTGGGGGATGCGATGTATCGCCTCAACGCAAAGGCGGGCGCTGTGGATACCGTCCCGTTCGGTTCGTTCCGCCGCGAGTTGATCCAAAGGATCGGCGCATTCGATGAAACATTACTTGCGAATGAAGATTATGAATTCAATACGCGTGTGCGCGAATCCGGCGGCGTGGTCTGGCTCGATCCCTCCATCCGCTCGGTTTATTTTTCGCGCGATACGATCGGCAGGCTCGCCGCGCAATATTGGCGTTACGGATTCTGGAAATTCCGTATGTTAAAGCGTTATCCGCACACGCTCCGCTGGCGTCAGGCGCTGCCACCCGCGTTCGTCTTCGTCCTGATCGCTTTGATTGTGTTATCCTTATGGTTCGCAACCGCCCGGCTCTTATTTGTATTGCAATTTTCGATCTATTTTCTAATATTGGGGCTTGCCGGTCTGCGGCTGGCGATAAAGACGAGGAAAGGATTCCACCTTTGGGGGCTGCCGCTTGCCATCGCTACCATGCACATGACCTGGGGCGCGGGCTTTTTGTGGAGCGGCATTACGAGCATGTTCAAGAATGGCTGA
- a CDS encoding sugar transferase produces MADIYRPSLRLRPSEQRTVLLIGDFIASAAATAGAIFFWYQYSLYRLVESGVRRNVAERIIQVEVPAWFYLLPLVWLLLMVDSYEIHTASNFRKTLRAIAVAPIVGLLGYSLLFTINIDPNSLPRIAIGAFLVLASFLTLGWRAIYIRLYTSSGMMRRVLVIGAGKAGRTLVEAYRKLNPPPFLIIGFIDDDPAKKSKSYHGFAVLGDSSHLFDLIEDYRISDVVVAITGEIKGETFQTVLDIQERGIEVTRMPIMYEELTQRVPIEHLETDWVIRSFVDQVRVSGLYEFLKRSMDILGGFLGTLIFVVTFPFLSLAIILETGFPIFYSQPRLGKGAKPFNILKYRTMTQNAEAEGIKNAEENDPRITKIGNFLRKTRLDEMPQFWDVLRGEMSLVGPRAERPELVAEYQKRIPYYRARLLVKPGLTGWAQINYGYVATVKETFVKLEYDLYYIKHRTLTMDFSIVLRTIGTVLRRTGR; encoded by the coding sequence ATGGCTGATATCTACCGCCCCTCACTGCGATTGCGACCCAGTGAGCAACGAACTGTCCTGTTGATCGGGGATTTCATCGCGTCCGCCGCAGCCACGGCTGGAGCGATCTTTTTTTGGTATCAATACTCCCTATACCGTCTGGTTGAATCCGGCGTCCGGCGCAATGTGGCGGAACGCATCATTCAAGTGGAGGTCCCGGCCTGGTTCTATCTCCTGCCGTTGGTCTGGCTGTTGTTGATGGTCGACTCGTACGAGATTCACACCGCCTCGAATTTTCGCAAGACTTTACGCGCCATTGCCGTCGCTCCGATCGTCGGGTTATTGGGATATTCGCTTCTCTTTACGATCAACATCGACCCGAACTCGCTGCCCCGTATTGCGATCGGCGCCTTTCTTGTTCTCGCCTCTTTCCTGACGTTGGGCTGGCGCGCCATCTATATTCGACTCTACACCTCATCCGGTATGATGCGCCGCGTACTTGTCATTGGCGCGGGCAAGGCGGGACGCACGCTGGTGGAGGCGTATCGCAAACTCAACCCGCCGCCCTTTCTTATCATCGGCTTCATCGACGATGACCCCGCAAAAAAGAGCAAGTCGTATCATGGATTCGCAGTCCTCGGCGACAGCAGCCACCTCTTTGATCTTATTGAAGATTACCGCATCTCGGATGTGGTCGTTGCCATCACGGGCGAGATCAAAGGCGAGACGTTTCAAACCGTGCTTGATATTCAGGAACGCGGCATCGAGGTGACGCGCATGCCGATCATGTACGAGGAATTGACCCAGCGTGTGCCGATCGAACACCTCGAAACCGACTGGGTCATCCGTTCTTTTGTGGACCAGGTGCGGGTGAGCGGTTTATATGAGTTCCTGAAACGAAGTATGGATATTTTGGGCGGCTTTCTCGGCACGCTCATCTTTGTTGTGACGTTTCCTTTTCTTTCGCTTGCCATCATCCTGGAAACCGGCTTTCCAATTTTTTATTCCCAGCCCCGTCTGGGTAAAGGCGCCAAGCCGTTCAACATCCTGAAGTACCGTACGATGACACAAAACGCAGAGGCGGAGGGGATCAAAAACGCGGAAGAGAACGATCCGCGCATTACGAAGATCGGCAACTTCTTACGAAAGACCCGTCTCGACGAGATGCCGCAGTTCTGGGATGTGTTGCGCGGCGAGATGAGCCTCGTCGGTCCGCGTGCGGAACGGCCCGAGCTTGTCGCGGAATATCAGAAGCGAATCCCATATTACCGAGCGAGACTGCTTGTCAAACCGGGACTGACGGGTTGGGCGCAGATCAATTATGGATATGTCGCGACCGTGAAGGAAACTTTTGTGAAGCTCGAATATGACCTGTATTACATCAAACACCGCACGCTCACCATGGACTTTAGTATCGTGTTGCGCACCATTGGGACCGTTTTGAGAAGAACCGGGAGATAG
- a CDS encoding NAD-dependent epimerase/dehydratase family protein, translated as MKYLVTGGAGFIGSHISRSLLELGHSVRVFDNFSSGRHENLEGLDVEILEGDLRDASAVARAVSGMEVIFHEAAFVSVPESMEKPQECFDVNVTGTSILFEAARAAGVRRAVFATSAAVYGDSEDYPLSEDTPLRQLSPYAVSKRVDELYGQLYTTSLNFEVVALRYFNVYGPRQRPDSMYAAAVPIFIRRMLDNKPITIFGDGGQSRDLVNVRDVVRANLLAAEHPAAPGQIFNVCTGVETRLLDLIDILYDIFPDAPKHIHAEPRAGDIYRSIGTPKKIMDMLGFKPQVSLADGLYEAVEAMRRS; from the coding sequence ATGAAGTATCTGGTCACAGGCGGCGCGGGTTTTATCGGCTCGCATATATCACGATCCCTGCTCGAGCTCGGGCATTCCGTCCGAGTGTTCGATAACTTTTCCTCCGGCAGGCATGAGAACCTCGAAGGCTTGGATGTGGAAATCCTCGAAGGCGACCTGCGCGATGCATCTGCGGTTGCTAGAGCCGTCAGTGGCATGGAGGTCATTTTCCACGAAGCGGCTTTTGTATCTGTACCCGAGTCGATGGAGAAGCCGCAGGAATGCTTCGACGTCAACGTGACCGGAACCTCGATTCTGTTCGAAGCCGCCCGCGCGGCAGGCGTGAGGCGTGCCGTCTTCGCAACCAGCGCGGCAGTCTATGGCGACTCGGAGGATTATCCGCTTTCGGAGGATACACCGCTTCGACAATTGTCGCCTTATGCCGTCTCCAAACGCGTCGATGAACTTTACGGTCAACTCTATACAACCTCTTTAAACTTTGAAGTGGTTGCGCTGCGTTATTTCAATGTGTACGGACCGCGGCAGCGCCCGGATTCGATGTATGCCGCCGCTGTACCGATCTTCATCCGCCGGATGTTGGATAACAAACCCATCACCATCTTCGGCGACGGCGGCCAGAGCCGCGACCTCGTCAATGTGCGCGATGTGGTGCGGGCGAATCTGCTCGCCGCTGAGCATCCTGCTGCACCCGGGCAGATCTTCAACGTCTGCACCGGCGTCGAGACGCGTTTGCTTGATTTGATCGATATCCTTTACGATATCTTCCCGGACGCCCCGAAACACATCCACGCTGAGCCCCGCGCTGGCGACATCTACCGCTCCATTGGCACGCCAAAAAAGATCATGGACATGCTCGGCTTCAAACCGCAAGTTTCGCTGGCTGATGGTTTATATGAGGCGGTGGAAGCGATGCGTAGGTCGTAA
- a CDS encoding polysaccharide biosynthesis protein encodes MSSRPHLRNRFVLIGDLALTVVSVLGSFALRLDVSQLPFYFPAALVMCAAALLVKIPTYYFFGLYRRLWVYASTNELRLIIFAVSAASVMTSGLMLLLIGFDLVKPGMPRSALGIDWLISLILIGGSRFVLRILAEQSSTQTNGKTRRALILGAGDAGALVVRELQKTSQLNLIPVGFLDDDPAKQNHQIYGISVIGRIDQLEKALDTKRVEEVIIAIPAAPGHIIRLVNDVCRRRGITSRIIPGFYELIGGKVSVNRLREVDITDLLRREPAKIDDRLIGSILGGKRVLVTGAGGSIGSELCRQIARWNPSRLILLGHGENSIFDILQELNGIDSPLPVQAVIADVRDPNRIEKIFKEHRPQVVFHAAAHKHVPLMEANIEEAVTNNVLGTRNVVEAATRHNVERLVLISTDKAVRPRSVMGATKRLAEMIVLDAAQNNNLPFSVVRFGNVLGSRGSVVRTFKNQIARGGPITITHPDMHRYFMIIPEAVHLVLQAASMGRGGEVFMLNMGEQVRILDLAEDLIRLSGLEPYRDIDIQFTGVRPGEKLREDLFEEGADFERTEHTEIFRMSKEEQVDGSALAQALDNLSDLALHSRTEDLIQSINRFLPSGSVKP; translated from the coding sequence ATGTCTTCACGTCCTCACCTCCGCAATCGATTTGTCTTAATCGGCGACCTTGCCCTCACCGTCGTTTCGGTTCTGGGCAGTTTTGCCCTGCGCCTGGATGTGAGCCAGCTTCCGTTTTATTTTCCCGCCGCTTTGGTGATGTGTGCGGCTGCTTTGCTTGTCAAGATCCCCACATATTATTTTTTCGGACTCTATCGCCGCCTGTGGGTATATGCCAGCACGAACGAACTGCGGCTGATCATCTTTGCGGTCTCTGCCGCCTCTGTCATGACTTCGGGATTGATGCTCCTGCTCATCGGCTTTGACCTTGTCAAGCCAGGCATGCCGCGCTCCGCCCTCGGCATTGACTGGCTGATCTCGCTCATCCTCATCGGCGGCTCGCGCTTCGTCCTGCGAATTCTCGCCGAACAATCATCGACCCAGACGAATGGCAAAACCCGCCGCGCGTTGATTCTCGGCGCGGGAGATGCGGGCGCGCTTGTCGTCCGCGAGTTGCAGAAAACTTCCCAACTCAACCTGATCCCCGTCGGTTTTTTGGACGATGATCCCGCCAAACAAAACCACCAAATTTACGGCATCTCCGTCATCGGCAGGATCGACCAGCTCGAAAAGGCACTCGATACAAAACGTGTGGAAGAGGTCATCATTGCTATACCCGCTGCGCCGGGACATATCATCCGCCTTGTCAACGATGTGTGTCGGAGGCGCGGCATCACATCGCGAATCATCCCCGGCTTTTATGAATTGATCGGCGGCAAGGTCAGCGTAAACCGCCTGCGCGAAGTGGACATCACCGATCTTCTGCGGCGCGAACCTGCAAAGATCGATGACCGCCTGATCGGCTCGATTCTTGGCGGCAAGCGCGTATTGGTCACAGGCGCGGGTGGCTCCATCGGAAGCGAACTGTGCCGTCAGATCGCGCGTTGGAATCCAAGCCGGTTGATTCTGCTCGGGCATGGCGAGAACAGCATCTTCGATATCCTGCAGGAACTCAATGGGATTGATTCGCCCCTTCCCGTTCAAGCGGTCATTGCAGATGTCCGCGACCCGAACCGCATCGAGAAGATCTTCAAGGAACATCGGCCGCAAGTCGTCTTTCATGCCGCAGCGCACAAGCATGTCCCGCTGATGGAGGCGAATATCGAGGAAGCGGTCACCAATAACGTTCTCGGCACAAGGAATGTCGTCGAGGCGGCGACCAGGCATAACGTGGAAAGACTCGTGCTCATCTCCACCGATAAAGCTGTTCGTCCCAGAAGTGTCATGGGTGCCACCAAACGCCTTGCAGAGATGATCGTCCTCGACGCCGCCCAGAATAACAACCTTCCTTTTTCAGTCGTGCGTTTTGGAAATGTCCTTGGCAGCCGCGGCAGTGTGGTACGCACGTTCAAAAACCAAATTGCGCGCGGCGGTCCCATCACCATCACGCATCCCGATATGCACCGCTATTTCATGATCATCCCTGAAGCCGTGCATCTTGTTCTTCAAGCCGCGTCCATGGGGAGGGGCGGCGAAGTGTTCATGCTCAACATGGGCGAGCAGGTCCGCATTCTGGACCTCGCCGAAGATCTGATCCGACTTTCGGGTCTCGAACCATATCGCGACATCGACATACAATTTACCGGCGTCCGCCCCGGCGAAAAACTTCGGGAGGATCTTTTCGAAGAGGGCGCGGATTTTGAACGCACCGAACACACCGAAATTTTCCGCATGTCGAAAGAGGAACAAGTGGACGGTTCCGCACTCGCTCAAGCATTGGACAACCTCTCAGACCTCGCGCTGCATTCCCGGACCGAGGACCTGATTCAGTCCATCAACCGGTTCCTCCCCTCAGGTTCTGTGAAACCATGA
- a CDS encoding peptidoglycan bridge formation glycyltransferase FemA/FemB family protein → MTEVSLAEWNQFLTNFPGAHLLQMGEWGELKRDFGWKPVRIVSNDIGVQILFRRLPLGFSIGYMPKVSSEQLSVPQGGFALTSEQFWREVDSVCKKNRAIFLKLESDSWDDQTPDTSHLKLRTSPHNIQPPRTIVLDLKMSEEEILAGMKQKTRYNIRLAEKKGVTVRAWDDTAAFHEMMVITGGRDAFGVHSKEYYQRAYELFHPKGTCELLLAEYEGKPLASLMVFANAKRAWYVYGASNNEERNRMPTYLLQWEAIRWAKARGCVEYDLWGVPDEDEAALEAQFEKRHDGLWGVYRFKRGFGGQLKRAAQALDSVYNPLLYWAYLKFIGNRV, encoded by the coding sequence ATGACGGAAGTTTCGCTTGCCGAGTGGAATCAATTCCTGACGAATTTCCCCGGTGCTCATCTTTTGCAAATGGGCGAGTGGGGCGAACTCAAAAGGGATTTTGGGTGGAAGCCCGTCCGTATCGTCTCGAACGATATCGGCGTTCAAATCCTGTTCCGCAGGTTGCCGCTGGGTTTTTCGATTGGTTATATGCCAAAAGTGAGCAGTGAGCAGCTATCTGTCCCGCAGGGAGGCTTCGCACTGACCAGTGAACAGTTCTGGCGCGAAGTGGATTCCGTCTGCAAAAAGAACCGCGCGATCTTCCTTAAGCTCGAATCTGACTCGTGGGACGACCAAACACCTGACACCTCGCACCTGAAACTTCGCACTTCCCCCCATAACATCCAGCCTCCGCGCACCATCGTTCTCGACCTGAAAATGAGCGAGGAAGAAATTCTTGCGGGGATGAAGCAGAAAACCCGCTACAACATCCGCCTGGCAGAGAAAAAAGGCGTGACCGTCCGCGCATGGGACGACACCGCCGCCTTCCACGAAATGATGGTCATTACGGGCGGACGCGACGCGTTTGGCGTGCATTCCAAAGAATATTATCAACGCGCCTACGAACTTTTCCACCCGAAAGGGACCTGCGAATTGCTCCTTGCCGAATACGAAGGCAAGCCGCTTGCTTCATTAATGGTCTTTGCCAATGCGAAGCGCGCATGGTATGTCTACGGCGCGTCGAACAACGAAGAACGCAACCGCATGCCGACCTATCTCCTGCAATGGGAAGCCATCCGCTGGGCAAAGGCGCGCGGCTGCGTGGAATATGACTTGTGGGGCGTTCCCGATGAAGATGAGGCTGCTCTCGAAGCGCAATTCGAAAAACGCCATGACGGCTTGTGGGGTGTCTATCGCTTCAAGCGCGGCTTTGGCGGACAATTGAAGCGCGCCGCACAGGCTTTGGATAGTGTATACAATCCATTATTGTATTGGGCGTATTTGAAGTTCATTGGGAATAGGGTATAG